In Peromyscus leucopus breed LL Stock chromosome 9, UCI_PerLeu_2.1, whole genome shotgun sequence, the sequence GACTCATTCTAAGCCATTCATTAGCAATGGAATAGAATCTACAGAACCAGTTCCTCTTAGAACACCGAAGTTTCTACTTTCCCTGGGCAGTCTTGGTTTATTACCTGTCCCACAATACCTTCTCAGTCTGAAAGTGCCAAAGTTTAGAAAATAACTACTTGTTCTAGCTGAACAAAACATTAGtctaaataaacactttttttttttttttttttttttttttggcgaaGAAGAGTTTTAGGCATAAAGAACTTTCAGTTTTGAGAGAAAATGTCAGAAAACTGGAATAAAAGAGACACTTCAGCATTCAAAATACCTGACTCCAGCATGGTTCTCAATAGTGCCATCAGAGCCACAGTGGAAAACCAGGTCATGGTGAGAAGGCCTTTGTGGAGGCAGTGGAGTAGAGTCACCTGAGGAGGGAAGGGGTTACTGCTCCAGGCCAGCGCTGTAGGCTGCTCTACAAACACTGTAATCCTTCTCATTAGCCGCTCGATGGTTTTGCTGCAAGAGCCAAACACTCGGAAGAAGGCTTGAGTATTTTGGTTTAAGAAATGCACCTCCATGACAGCAGGTCTTGACTGTTGCAGGTGCTGGCTTAAGAGATCAGCAAGAGAATCAAGTTCATAGAAAAGAGCCTCTCTCTGAAGCCTAAGATAGTCTGAAAAGTCCGCGGGTAACAGAAGCTCACGATTTCTCAGAAAATCTAAAATGAAACTAAACAGAGCACCATCTCTATCCACAAAAATCTGGCCATCAACTGTCTTGAACTCTTGGTCTCTGCCATCTAACATGCCTGCCAACCGAGAGGTAGGGAACTGCTTTAGGGTAGAAAGCCTTGTGAATCTCTTCCCTCCCACGTTCAAAGGGACCAGGTCCTGGCTACTCATTCTTCCTAGCTTCTCATTAGATGCTACAAACCATTAACACAGACTTATAGAAACCCTCTAACTCAACCTGCTACCATAATGTTATATATGATTAAGAAAcaggaaagtggagacagaaaaCAAGACCTAAATTCCAAGGTAACTATTGTCAAGACAAATAGTGTATCCATAGCTGTGTTTGCAAATGTGAGTTGCTTGGAGACATGCAgtgtagaaaatggaaacagcaaGTGAAACAGAATGTCAATATATCTCATGATTTCAGATAGATCCCTTTCCTATAATCCACTAAAAACAAGGAAGTAAAAAGCACTCGTGCAATAGGAGTGTGGTTCAAGGGTAGAGGACTTGCCTAATGTGTGTGAGGCCATGAGTTCTGCCTCCAGCACTGAAGAAGTCATTCTCCATGAAACCCTGACATAAATCTGTATTTCAAACAAAATCATGACAACAGAAAACCATTGTCTCCACAGACATTTACCAAGCCCTTGTGGCTGAGGAAAGACTTTTAGAAAACATGATCTGGTTTGAGAAACCCCTTAGTGATTTAATGGCTCAATCTGAATTAAGCTAAGAATAAACAgctctgccgggtggtggtggtggtggtggtggcgcacgcctttacccagtactcgggaggcaaaggcaggcagatctttgtgagtttgaggccagccttggctacagagtgagttctaggacaggctccaaagctacacagagaaaccctgtctcgaaaaacaaaacaaaacaaacaaaagaataaacagcCCTTACCTCACCTTCAACTTGACCATTTCATGGCTGGTAGCTTACGAAGACActctgtgctttattttttttaatagtttatgtgtattagtgttgtacctgcatgtttgtctatgtgagtgtgtcggatcctctggaactggagttacgggaaggcatgagctgtcatgtgggtgctgggaattgaacccaggttactggaagaacagccagtgctcttaaccagtaaaccatctctcctgtcccttttCCCCCTAAGACATagtttctttgtgtgtagccctggctgtcctggaactcactctgtagaccagactggccttgaactcagagatccacctgtctctgcctcctgatgaaaggcatgcgccaccactgcccctatTTTCTGTGCTTTCAAGTTGAGTTGCCAGCTTTTCTCATCCCCGATTACTTTGGTTCTTCTCAATCCAATCAAAAGATGAGGTAAAGACATAGTTCTCTAAAACCCAAATTCACTTAATGGGCTTTCAAGGGCCCGTTTTTTCCAAGACTTCAGAAACAAGGTGACTAAAAACAGTTTTAAggtttctgtgttttcatttgaatTCTAAGCAAGGTGAGAAAATTACATACTTCTGTCCTGTGGCCATCTTTCTCTCTACAAGCAGAGAGGACGAGTCTTCACCTGATGATGTTATACTTTATCTGTGCTAACAAACCCTCTCTTCTGTTGTCAGACTAGTCTTACTACCTGGAACTGTAGGCAAGTGACCTGGGCTGGTTGTACAGTTGCTGTGGTACTGTACAGCACAACCACAACATTAGGTACCAGTTAAAAAGTGGCTTTCCCAACTCCTGCCCTTTCCGTCTACACAGCTACCTACAATTGTATCACCTTTAGTGAAAAGTGCACAGTTCACTGTAATGCCAATACTTGGGAGGCCTGAGGTAGGACTACCAGGTCAGGCTTGTCAACAAGAATAGGAGGGAGAGATTGAGTTTCCAAAATTACATTTACACTGTCATGAGAAACACTCCTCGAAAACAAACTTGGGAATCCAGTGTTTTAACTAACAGTCTTTACTTTTTCAGAATGTTCAGTCAGAAAAGTTACTTTGCTCCTTTCACAGTACGATTGATGACTCAGCACTACATTACCCGAGCCAATGAGGTGGTAGCTCATGTGTGCTCTATGTTACAGATGCAATGTTAAATCATGTATGTTCTCAACTCCCTCTCTTGCTTGCTTACTTcttgcccagactggtctcaaagtCCCAGGCTCAAGAGATACACTCATGTGCTGTGTACCACAGAACAAATTCAGCGAATACTAGAGGgagaacaattattttaaaactgtctttACAAAGGAAGGGAAGGGTCAGGACTACTAAACTTTACTTTTATCTTTATGTTCCTATTTGAATAACATATAAAAGACATTACTAAaggaatacttttaaaagaaacagtAGACTGGAATCTTGACCAAATCTGAATTATTCCTGTGTTCTCTAACAATCCCATCAAGAAACAGAACTGTGTAGTTGAAAGATTTTATAGTAGTTTATATTTGCACACAAATTCTGCAACAGTGTTCAGTGCCACCAAACTAAAATTTTTGACTCTTtcactaaaaatgaaaaacccaTCTGTCATCTGTTCCCAGAAAAAAACAGACTGCTCTACAAAATCAGCCGATTTAGTCAGGTAAGAACTGACACTTGAAAGATAGTCTTTCCAAGCTGCCAACTCATCGAATGGAGACCACTCCAGAAGCATGGTAGGTCCAAAGAATATGAGGAGACCCAGCAGAACAACCACCATCAACAACTGGTAGGAGCGCCAGGGAATCTTGCTAATGAACACGCTTGTGTCTTGAGGCAAAGAAAGCTTATCCACATCGACTAGTTTAATGTCCTCCCACTGACTGGTATCAAAGTTCTTCATTAAAGGGCTTGTGGGCAAATTAGAGGGTGGCAAAGGAGTTTCCTTGATTACTTTGATTTTCTCCCTGAACTCCTGCATCTGTTGCAGAAATATAATAGGTTCTGACACGTCTTTGAAAGCCTCGGCAATGTTAAAGGCCATCCGTTGCTCCTGTAAAATAGTGTTGAGTTTGTTGATCTCTGGGTCATAGGCTTGCATAACTGAAAGCTTCATAGTCTCAAAATCAGAtaggatttcattcttcttttgatCTAATGTGTGTTGTAACTTCTCAAAAAACTCCTTTACTTTATCTGAATCTTTAGTGAGCAACTGTAGggatttccttttgtttgtttccaaagtGTCCAAGCGGGAAAGAGCATCTCCCCGGCGCCAAGTCTCAAAACTCTGAAAGAGGGATTCAAAGGCATCCCTTTCCTGAGCATAGGCATCTTCAATAGAAGAGAAGACATGCTTAGTGTGATCACCACAAGTAGCACAGATCCCACAAATCAGCTGCATATCAGTTACACAGAATATGTTGAGAGGCTGTCCCAAGTGTCCTTTGCACACTGGCATTTTGGGAGAAATCTTGATTTTGTTGTATTTCTCCACAATACCCTTTAGGGAGTAATTAACTTGCAGACTATTAACTCCAGTTGCTGAAGTTTCCTTACGACAGGTAGGACACTTGAAAGGAGATGGTCTCCACAATGAATTCCGCACATTCCCCTCTAAGAGCCCTTCTAAACATTTTTTGCAGAAGTTGTGTGAGCAGGGCAAAACTCGGGGATCATCAAACAAACTGCAACAAATTGGGCATGTGAGATCTTCTTCAAGCAGCTCCATCACATCctgccacagagaaagaaacatttagCTCTGGTAAGCCCCTCTGTACTAATTACAAAACACTATCTTCCCAACAGAATGATTGCCTGCTGACATAATCAAAGGATATAAGGAAGAAATTTGGAGAAGGCTTGCAAACTAAAGCATATTTAACTCACTGGAACAAGAGCACACTCCTGTACACAAGGCCTTTGTGAGGGCTTCCCATCAACAGCCTTTGCTAAGACAGGGTTAGGACTGGGACAATGGCAAACTGAGCCAACAGGACCCAACATTGTTTTAAACAGAGCTGACTACTAGATGTCAGAAACAAAGAGTCTCAGTGTCTGTAAGAGAATGGGCTCTTTACTTTGGGCCTACAAATATGAAATGGTATGCTAAAGACAGAAGCATACAATAGAAATCCAAGCAAGTACTCTATTCCAACTTTTACTGGAAATTGGCATATTTTCCTATTTCAAAGACATGATTACAATTATTTAAGAGAATCACAGTTTAAAAAGCACAAAAGTTGTAATTCAACCTTGTCTAGGGAATTAAATGAGGtggatttttgctgttgtttggggggatttttttttattggttgtttttaaataatcaaaCTTATCCTATATCCTTTACACTACAACAGTAATTCTCTCTATGAGGGGCAGAAACCTAAGTGTCCCTCTTTCAGAGAACTGGGGAAGCCAAAAGCATTTTCATAATGATGTGCCATGCTGACTGGTATTTGCACCAACTTTGTCAGAGCAACAGGAGGTATATTCTGCTGGAACTTTAACAGGAATCAAGGAAGACTGTAAGAAGCACCGCACTGTAAGAAGAACTACTCAGTGTTCTTCAGGAACACacaagaagggaggggaaggagcacTGTCAGTGAGTAGTGCTCTTAGCCAGGCTAATTAGAGCACACACCTATAGTCCCAATACTCAGAAAAATAGAGAAGGAAggatatgagttcaaggcaacaggctacaaagcaagttccaccCCAGTCTGGActgtgagaccctatttcaaaaccaaataaataataaaatcttgatGAAGCAGCAAAAATTACTCATTTTGCCAAATCCCGATTCTTGTCTACATGTCTTTTAAATATGTGTGACAAAGCAAGAACTACACACAAAAGCTTTTGTGTGTCTGCAGATGCTGTCTAAAGGAGCAGCAGGCTCACGTGACAAGCTACAAGAGAAGCCAGCTGCTTCTATTAGGAAACAATGTAAGCCAGCACTATGCAGATTTAGGTAGCTGATGGATATCTTGAAAATGAGAGACACACAGGCTTACAATAAATATGATCTCATATACTACAGTATGACAAAAAATGCTAGTATTTGTTGAGGTTTGGCACAGTATTAAAGAAGAGCAACAAGTTATCTCAAAAAGCTACTAAAATACTACTCCCTTTACCAACCACAAATCTGTgtaatgccattttttttcttgtgtatgtCAATCAAAATAATTAGAGCagttgttttcaataaaataaacattcaggGCTGGGATACGGCTCAAAAGTTGGTAGAAAGCACCCTTGGTATGTATAGGGCCTTAGGCTAGTCATTAGTGCAGACAAAATTGCATCACAGTTCAATATTAAATAACAAGAAACAAAGGTGGTCAggatgaaaaggagagagaggggaccTGAGGCAAAGAAAAACTTtgggaaaaatggagaaaatacaaTAACAGAGGACCAAAAATTTTAAGGCAATCAAAtatgaggaaaaggaaaatgtgaaaattaCAATAGCCATTCAAAGTCATAATCATTCCATAAAGAGTACTCATGCATTCATTCTATCCTAAAACTTTTTCCCCCCTGTACTGGCAAAAGCTAAATTTGCCATGCAGAgcactgcatggcttggagatgcCTGTGTGCTGCGGCAGGAATCCGCTATGCTGTGTCCAAGCTCAAATGCTGCCCgtcacactgtagctcaggcttgcctgagacataactaggaagctgtttttagctccattttagaatctcttaAGTACATTATTTGAAATAAGATTAGCTAGTAAATGGAGAagttttttatgtttatatttttgttattttatattttttatttttaaaacagggtctctatATGCAGTCCCAGCTGGAACTTAggtatgtagactagactggccttgaattcacagatagccttctgcctctgcctccccagtgctgggattaaagttaagtgccaccaagcctggcctgtggcctttagaaaaaaaagtacaCTTGGGCAGGAGAGGTGGtacagcagttaagaacacatatgctcttgcagaggacccatatCAGCTCACAACTTccaggaactccagctccagggggaactGAAGCTTCTGGtgtctgtgggcacctgtacttatgcacacacagaaatataattataaaaataatctttaaaaaggtAAGCTTTTCTTGTAAGCATTTGTCAAGGTAAGTAAACCTGATGGCTCTTAGATGACTCAGGGGCTATGAAGAATTTTAGTATTTACTGtcttagttttattatttattttatgtttatgttttttgtttgtttggggggggggaatctctcactggcctagagcttgccaagtaggttagactagctggccagccacCTGTCTCTTTGCCTCCCTAGTCCTAGGATTACAATTACACAtcaccacacatggctttttgtttttgtttattggtgggttctgggaactgaactcagtacTTTAGTTACTTTCCAAGATCCTCTCCTGACTGATAAATTTAAACACTGTTTTGAAGTTCCTAAATCCCAAACAAAGATGCTCTAAGAAAAGATGGAAATCCCCAAGATACAGGAGGCCTACACTctggctcagaggcagagcaccTGCTTAGCATGCTTGAAGCCCCGAGTCCAATGCCCAGCCCTGACAaacaaatcccaaagacaaaAAGCATAATATAATGG encodes:
- the Kcnrg gene encoding LOW QUALITY PROTEIN: potassium channel regulatory protein (The sequence of the model RefSeq protein was modified relative to this genomic sequence to represent the inferred CDS: inserted 1 base in 1 codon; deleted 2 bases in 1 codon); this encodes MSSQDLVPLNVGGKRFTRLSTLKQFPTSRLAGMLDGRDQEFKTVDGQIFVDRDGALFSFILDFLRNRELLLPADFSDYLRLQREALFYELDSLADLLSQHLQQSRPAVMEVHFLNQNTQAFFRVFGSCSKTIERLMRRITVFVEQPTALAWSSNPFPPQDSTPLPPQRPSHHDLVFHCGSDGTIENHAGVRYISIKPDNQKLANGTNVFGLLINTLLKEGFXLVSTRTPASGDKSECYVFERIKIPQVLVVNKTRKPENTTIPVPSQK
- the Trim13 gene encoding E3 ubiquitin-protein ligase TRIM13 codes for the protein MELLEEDLTCPICCSLFDDPRVLPCSHNFCKKCLEGLLEGNVRNSLWRPSPFKCPTCRKETSATGVNSLQVNYSLKGIVEKYNKIKISPKMPVCKGHLGQPLNIFCVTDMQLICGICATCGDHTKHVFSSIEDAYAQERDAFESLFQSFETWRRGDALSRLDTLETNKRKSLQLLTKDSDKVKEFFEKLQHTLDQKKNEILSDFETMKLSVMQAYDPEINKLNTILQEQRMAFNIAEAFKDVSEPIIFLQQMQEFREKIKVIKETPLPPSNLPTSPLMKNFDTSQWEDIKLVDVDKLSLPQDTSVFISKIPWRSYQLLMVVVLLGLLIFFGPTMLLEWSPFDELAAWKDYLSSVSSYLTKSADFVEQSVFFWEQMTDGFFIFSERVKNFSLVALNTVAEFVCKYKLL